The Fodinicurvata sp. EGI_FJ10296 DNA segment AGGGCTACTCGCGTCTTTCGGCGACCTTGACTATGACCTCGTGGAAATGGTGCTGGCGAACCAGGACGGCTGGGACAGGTACGAGGCGGCCAAGTGGCTCACAATGCGCCGGTGGCTCGACGCCAATCCCGACGACGATTTCGCGAAAGAGGTTCGAGCCCAATTGACCTCGGAACCCGAACGCTACGCCACGTTCACGCGCGAATACCTGGGCTGGGGCGTGTTCGCACTGATGGCGCGGTGATGTGAGACAGGCAGCATCCGGCGGATCGTCAATGCCGGTACCCGGGGACGGTACTCGGGGGCGGCACAACCTTCGCGGCACCGCCCATTCCGCCACCGCCAAACGACATGCCTTTTTTTGCCACTCCCTGAAAAGAGCAACTTCGCATTTCCGTCGACCTCGGAAACCACTCGTCACCAAAACCTAGTGATTGAAGGCCCGGCGCTTTTAACGCATCGTTCTAAAATGCCCTCGTTGGGAGACGGGAACGGCAGACAATACGGAAAAATCGCGACAGGAGCATTCGATGGCCCCTAACACCGATAAGAACGAGGGCACGTCGGAGCCCCGCGATCGCATCAACCCCATTGTCTTCTTCGGATCGGCCATCGGTATCGTGGTCTTCACGCTGTGGACCATGGTCTTCACCGACACGGCCAGCGCCGCGATCAACGCAGTTCTGGCCTGGATTTCAGACAGTTTCGGCTGGTTCTACTTCGTCGCCGTCGTCGTCTATCTGGTCTTTGTCATCGCGATCGGTCTGTCGCGCTATGGCAAGATCCGGCTTGGCCCGGACCATTCCACGCCAGAATTCAACGTCGTAACCTGGGCCGCCATGTTGTTCGCGGCCGGCATCGGCATCGACCTGCTGTTTTTTTCGGTCGCCGAACCGGTCAGCCATTTCCTGGCCCCGCCCGACGGCGAGCCCGGAACCGTCGAAGCCGCCCGCCGAGCCATGCAACTGACCTTTCTGCACTGGGGTCTTTCAGGGTGGGGAATCTACACCCTTGTCGGCATGTCGCTGGCCTATTTCAGCTACCGCCACGGGCTTCCGCTCACGATCCGCTCGGCGCTCTATCCGATCTTCGGCCGGCGCATCGAGGGCGCGATCGGGCACACCGTAGACATCGCTGCCGTGCTGGGCACCGTTTTCGGCATCGCCACCAGTCTGGGTATCGGCATCATCCAGTTGAATTTCGGCCTGAACTATATGTTCGGCATTCCGGAAAGCACGCTGACCCAGGCGACTCTGGCCGTCGTCATCGTGGTCTTCGCCGCCATTTCGGCCGTGACCGGCGTCGACAGGGGCATTCGCCGGCTGTCAGAATTCAATATGCTGCTTGCCCTGCTGTTGCTGATCTTCATTCTGGTCACGGGCAAGACCCTGTTTCTGCTCAATACCCTCGTGACCAATGTCGGCGACTACCTTTCCAACTTCGTCAGCTTGTCCTTCAACACCTACGCTTTTGAGCCGCCCACTGACTGGCTGAATGCCTGGACGGTGTTCTTCTGGGCGTGGTGGATCGCCTGGGGGCCCTTCGTCGGCCTGTTCCTGGCCCGCATCTCGCGGGGGCGTACGATTCGCCAATTCGTGGCCGGCACTCTGATCCTGCCACTCGCCTTCATGATGGCGTGGATGTCGACCATCGGAAACAGTGCCATAGACATGGTCATGTTCGGCACCAACGTCGCCGATTTCGGCGAGCAGGCCATGAACAACCCCGGTTCGGCCATCTATCTTTTCCTGGAAGGGGTCCCCTGGTTCGGCCTGACGGCAGTGGTGGTGACGATCCTGGCCATCGTGTTTTTCGTCACCTCCGGCGACTCCGGGTCGCTTGTTCTTTCCAACCTGACATCCGTGCTCACCGACCCTAACCATGACGCGCCCTCGTGGATGCGGATCACATGGGCGGCGATCATTGGGTTGCTGACGCTGGCGCTGCTGCTCGCCGGCGGTCTGGGCGCGCTTCAGAGTACCGTTGTCATCATGGGCTTGCCGTTTGCCTTTGTCCTGTTTGCGATGATGGCGGGGCTCTATCGGGCACTGAAGGTCGAGGGTCTGAAGGAAGACAGTCACCGAAACAGCATGGCCGGACAGCTATCGGGAAGGATCGCGCCGGGCGAGACGGCAGCCGGCAACTGGCGCCAGCGTCTGCTCCGGGCCATGACATTCCCCGATCAACGGCAGGCCGTCCGGTTCCTGCGCGAGACTGGCAGACCGGCCATGAACCAGATTGCCAGCGTTCTGGAGGAAAAAGGGTACCGTGCGGAGATTGGCGGCGGTACGGGCGGCGCCACCCCGAACGAGGATCATCTCGCGCTGAACGTACCGCTCGGCGACGAACAGGATTTCACCTATCAGATCTGGCCGCTGCCTTGCGCCATGCCCGCCTTCTCGGTTCGCGACACGCATGCCGGGACCCGGTACTACCGTCTGGAAGTGCACATCAATGAAGGAAGCCAGGGCTACGACGTATACGGCTATACGCAGGGCCAGCTGATCGCGGACATCCTGGACCAGTTCGAACGGCACCTTCATTTCCTGCACGCACAGCGGGAAACACCGGGCCGCAACGCCATCATGCCCGACGATCCAGCCACCGCGGGCCGGTAACGGAAACACTCATGCAGGTCTCGCAGCCATGAAGATTACCGCCCTGAGGACGTTCATACTGCATGTCCCGGTCACCCGGGGCGGCATTGCCGACAGCCTTCACAGCCTGACCCACTGGGGGGCGCCGGGCGTCATGATCGAGACCGATGCCGGCATCACCGGTTACGGCTATTCCGGAACCCACGCGCATCTGGCGTCCGACCGCCTGATCACGCAATGCATCGAGACCTGCCTGGCCGAGGTTGTCCTGGGCCGCAATCCGCTGGAAGTGACGGCCCTATGGCGGGCGATGGAACGATTCCCGCCCATTCAGTGGGTGGGGCGCGGCGGCATTACCCAACTGGCTATAGGCGCAATCGATGTCGCGCTTTGGGATATCAAGGCCAAGGCCGCCAGCCAGCCGCTCTGGCAGCATCTCGGCGGGCGAGCCCGGTCAATCCGGGCCTACAACAGCGATGGCGGCTGGATGAACTGGCCGATCGAGACGCTGGTATCCGACTGCCGGAAGCTGGTCGAAGAGGACGGCTTCACCGGCCTGAAACTCAAGGTCGGGCACGATCTGCTGTCCGACGACATCAGGCGCCTGGAAGCCGTTCGTGATGCGATCGGCGAAGCCCCGACCCTTGCCGTCGACGCCAATGGCCGCATGGACCTGCCAACCGCCATCCGTTTCGGCCGGGCGATGCAGGATAACGACGTCCTGTGGTTCGAAGAGCCGCTCTGGTACGACGATGTTGCGAGCCACAAGCGGCTTGCGGAGTCGATCGCAACACCCATCGCGCTCGGCGAGCAGTTATACCTGCCGCACAATTTCCAGACATTCTTCGATGCCGGGGCCCTCCACTTCGCGCAGCCAGACGTCGCAAGACTGGGCGGCGTAACACCCTGGCTGCAGGTTGCGGACATGGCGCTGAACCGCGGACTGCCGGTCGTCTCCCATGTCGGCGACATGATGCAGACGCACATCCACACGGCCATCGGCCATCCGGCCTGCACGATGCTGGAATACATTCCGTGGATGCAGGATTGCTTCGTCGAACCGGCCACCGTCGAAGATGGCTATTTCCTGGTGCCGCAGGAACCGGGCGCGGGAACGACACTGCGCCCGGATGCGCTGGAACGGTTCGGCGTGCCCTAGAGCCGTTGTGACGACGCCAGATCCTCATCCATCCGGGCCGCCAGCGCCTGATACAGCTGCGGCGAAGTGCTGAACACGCCGCTTTCAAGGTTCAGCCTGCAACTGAGCAGGTCGAGGTTGAAACTGCTGACCGACGACCAGTGCCCATCGATCAGGGCGACCTTGGCGTGAAGCATGCCGGCTGTATAGCCGCGCACTTCGACACCCCGGCGCTGCAGGGCGTGGGCGAACCGATGACCGATCGTGTCCACGACGCGATGATCGCTTCTGGCCGGCATCAGGATCGATACCTTGACGCCCCGCCGGGCGGCCCCGGTCAACGCCCGCCAGAGTCGCCGGTCGGGAAACAGATAGGGGGTGGTCAGGTACACGCTTTGTTGCGCGCCTGAAATCTTCTTCGGCACTGTCTCGCGCAGATTGGGCTCCGACCGCACGAACGGGCCACTTACGGCATAGGACCAGCGGTGCTCCAGGGATGCACCTTCATCGATTTCCGGCGGCGCGTTGTCGATCACGCCGTCATGGGCATCCAGCCAGGCGCGCTCGAACTCTGATGCGATCGCCCATGGAAGAGGCCCGTCGATGCGTATCACCGTGTCGCGCCAGTTGGTCATGCGGTCGGCATAGCACGAACCGCCGACCATGACCTGCGCGCGGTCGCAGATCAGCGTCTTGCGATGCAGACGGCGGGCACTCCTGATCGGCCGGCGCAGAAAGCGGCCCGCCCCGTTATAAAGCGCGATCTGCCCCCCGGCGCGGCACACCCGGCGCCCGGCATCGCTGCGGGGCAGGCCATGACTGCCGAACGCGTCGGCCAGAATCCGGACATCGACGCCCTTGCGCGCCTTCGCCGCCAGCAGGTCCAGCAGGCGACCGCCCACGCCCTTCGTTTCAAAGATGTACTGTTCCAGTTCGATGCTGCGCTCGGCGGCATCGCACTGCTCGAACACCGCCTGCCATATGGAATCGTTGTTCTGATACAGGTCCCATCGGGGCTCCGGAACGCTCCAATGTGAACGATGGACAAAGGGATCTGGGATATCGGGCATTCTTGATGAACACAGAGAAAGCGGCGATTGTTCCCGCGACCGTCGTTACCTTTTCAACCACGAGATTGACAATACCGGCCCGCCTCGCCCACTGTCTGAAGTCCCGGCGTCGCGGGCGGATCCGGGTGAGGATAGCACTGTCCGACTCCCCTTTGTCCGCGCCGCTGCGATCATGCCACAACCCGTTCGCGGTCGAAACGCCGACCGCTGCGATTGCCGTGCGGAGCGAGTGCCCCCCGTGAGCGTATCCGAAAAGCCAGACTCAAAGCCGAAATCCGCCCCGCTATCCGGTGATGCCCTGGCCGCAACAGCGGTTCCGGATCAGCCGGACGGATCCAGCCCGCCGCCCTTCGTCACTGACATGCGTGCCCGTCTTTCCCCCGATGACGACGCGCTGCGGGGGCCAGCCCTTTTCCCGAAAAAGGAAAGCGGCGAGCGGTTGTCGCCGTTGGTCGCGGAACTGACCGAAACGCTGGAGAAGCTCGAACTGGGCCGATCGACCGACCCGTTCAC contains these protein-coding regions:
- a CDS encoding phosphatidylserine/phosphatidylglycerophosphate/cardiolipin synthase family protein, yielding MPDIPDPFVHRSHWSVPEPRWDLYQNNDSIWQAVFEQCDAAERSIELEQYIFETKGVGGRLLDLLAAKARKGVDVRILADAFGSHGLPRSDAGRRVCRAGGQIALYNGAGRFLRRPIRSARRLHRKTLICDRAQVMVGGSCYADRMTNWRDTVIRIDGPLPWAIASEFERAWLDAHDGVIDNAPPEIDEGASLEHRWSYAVSGPFVRSEPNLRETVPKKISGAQQSVYLTTPYLFPDRRLWRALTGAARRGVKVSILMPARSDHRVVDTIGHRFAHALQRRGVEVRGYTAGMLHAKVALIDGHWSSVSSFNLDLLSCRLNLESGVFSTSPQLYQALAARMDEDLASSQRL
- the betT gene encoding choline BCCT transporter BetT; translated protein: MAPNTDKNEGTSEPRDRINPIVFFGSAIGIVVFTLWTMVFTDTASAAINAVLAWISDSFGWFYFVAVVVYLVFVIAIGLSRYGKIRLGPDHSTPEFNVVTWAAMLFAAGIGIDLLFFSVAEPVSHFLAPPDGEPGTVEAARRAMQLTFLHWGLSGWGIYTLVGMSLAYFSYRHGLPLTIRSALYPIFGRRIEGAIGHTVDIAAVLGTVFGIATSLGIGIIQLNFGLNYMFGIPESTLTQATLAVVIVVFAAISAVTGVDRGIRRLSEFNMLLALLLLIFILVTGKTLFLLNTLVTNVGDYLSNFVSLSFNTYAFEPPTDWLNAWTVFFWAWWIAWGPFVGLFLARISRGRTIRQFVAGTLILPLAFMMAWMSTIGNSAIDMVMFGTNVADFGEQAMNNPGSAIYLFLEGVPWFGLTAVVVTILAIVFFVTSGDSGSLVLSNLTSVLTDPNHDAPSWMRITWAAIIGLLTLALLLAGGLGALQSTVVIMGLPFAFVLFAMMAGLYRALKVEGLKEDSHRNSMAGQLSGRIAPGETAAGNWRQRLLRAMTFPDQRQAVRFLRETGRPAMNQIASVLEEKGYRAEIGGGTGGATPNEDHLALNVPLGDEQDFTYQIWPLPCAMPAFSVRDTHAGTRYYRLEVHINEGSQGYDVYGYTQGQLIADILDQFERHLHFLHAQRETPGRNAIMPDDPATAGR
- a CDS encoding mandelate racemase/muconate lactonizing enzyme family protein is translated as MKITALRTFILHVPVTRGGIADSLHSLTHWGAPGVMIETDAGITGYGYSGTHAHLASDRLITQCIETCLAEVVLGRNPLEVTALWRAMERFPPIQWVGRGGITQLAIGAIDVALWDIKAKAASQPLWQHLGGRARSIRAYNSDGGWMNWPIETLVSDCRKLVEEDGFTGLKLKVGHDLLSDDIRRLEAVRDAIGEAPTLAVDANGRMDLPTAIRFGRAMQDNDVLWFEEPLWYDDVASHKRLAESIATPIALGEQLYLPHNFQTFFDAGALHFAQPDVARLGGVTPWLQVADMALNRGLPVVSHVGDMMQTHIHTAIGHPACTMLEYIPWMQDCFVEPATVEDGYFLVPQEPGAGTTLRPDALERFGVP